actgttttcatgcaCGAACCACAGTGCCAGATGCCGACGGCTCGTCTCTTCATCTTGgtcttgccacagaaggagcatGTGTACTTGGCgtgctggctgatttcaattttcttcaccattttccggagggaggcaccatagcGGGTCCCATATTTCCCAACGATCCCGACCTTCTTGGTGCGTTTTGCCATGTCGCCGGAACCTAAGCCAAGCACGGAGAGTAGTGCTACTTCTTATGACCAAGAATTCAGACACATGAGTTTATGAAGGGAGGCCATTCTTGCCCAAAACACCTAGGGGCCCATGGAATAATGTCACTTCCTTATAACTTCTTGGAAGAATGGAATGGGCTGCAAAGGAGTAGGAAGATTTCAGTGTTGGTAAGGACCAAGAGATGACTAATTCTGGACTGATGAAGATATTTCTTGTGTTACTCCATTTTCTATTGCTATTAGCCAGTGTCTCTGGCAAAATGCTGCATATGAAaaagaggtttgtttttgttcatggtTCTAAAGATGGAAAATCCTAAAACTGGGTAACCTCATTTAATTGACTTGTGGTGAAATCTAtgtgagaagagagaaacagaaacacacagaaatgagATAGCTAGACTCTTCACGATAGCCCATTTTCATGATATCTAATTCCTTCCAGTCACACAACAAACACATTAAtcccttttaaagttcccaccttCTAAGACTACTAACTATATTGACAACCAAATTTCAACATGAGTTTGGTTGATGTTATTAGAATATAAAGTGtcctccatagactcatgtgtttgagcaCATCAGTTAATGACACTATTTTAGAAAATTGTGGAATGTTTGGGATGTGGGACCTTGCTGGTAGAAATAGGGGACTGGGCATGGATTTTAAAGGTCATACTTTTTTTGAAGgttctgtcagaatggctaaaataaaaaacaccaatgatagcctttgctggagaggttgtggagaaagggatacactcatccattgctggtgggaatgcaaacttgtgcaaccactttggaaagcagtgtagccgtttctcaggaaatttgggatcaacttacccctggacccagcaataccactcttgggaatatacccaagagatgccctatcatacgacaaaagtatatgctcaactatgttcatagcagcattgtttgtaatagccagaacctggaaacaacctagatgcccttcaatggaagaatggatgaagaaagtatggaatatatacatattagagtactactcagcttttaaaatcaatgacttcttgaattttgcatgcaaatggatgtaaatagaaaacactatcctgagtgaggtaagccagaccccaaaagaggaacatgggatgtactcattcatatttggtttctagccataaataaaggacattgagcctataattcatgatcctagagaagctaaataagaaggtgaacccaaagaaaaatatatagtcgTTCTCCTGAATATAAACCTTCATCAGgttatgaaaggagacagagacagagacccacaatggagcaccggactgaaatctcaaggtccaaatcaggagcagaaggagagagagcacgagcaaggaactcaggaccgcgaggggtgcacccacacactgagacaatggggatgttctatcgggaactcaccagggccagctggcctgggtctgaaaaagcatgggataaaaccggactcgctgaacatagcggacaatgaggactactgagaactcaagaacaatggcaatgggtttttgatcctactgcacgtactggcttggtgggagcctaggcagtttggatgctcaccttactagacctggatggaggtgggtggtccttgaacttcccacagggcagggaaccctgattgctcttagggctgacgagggagggggacctgactgggggagggggagggaaatgtgaggtggtggcggagaggacgcagaaatctttaataaataaataaattaattaattaaaaaaagttgtCTTATCATCTGCACCCCATATATCATACAGACAAACTCAAATGTTAGAGGGGTCTTGTTGAATTTGTTCCCTGGGACACACAAAGTATTATAATCCTGGAAATATGACTCacccagaaaagaaaatgcagtgaCCATTGGAGAGTGAGAGACCACTGATAGAGAGTGACAGCTAGAAATCTGAAGAAGGAATGCCAAATGTACAATGCCACTACCCGGTGTGAAAGTTGAGATTTTGAGGATCTCAGACACAAAATTATGATTTCAGATCTTAGGGTGAAATGGAAATTTACAATGTCCAAGAGTCATGAGATCCTGAGTGGCCCAGGTACAGAGCTATGGATTAACAGGAAATAAACAACtggcacacagagaaaaataataaaaacaaaccaaccacaTTTATTAGAACAAACAGCTCCCACCAAGAGGATGAGAGAGGCTCCAGAGATAAGGGCCTGCAAGGAGGTACTCTAGGATTAGATTTTTTTATAGCCTCAGGGGCTCTCTTCTCTCCAGAATCCCTCTTATCCTTGATTGTTTCTGCAGTTCCaacagggaggggatgggagttGACGAAGAAGTCAAAGGACCCATAGCCATTGAAACAAGAAgcagtattttttaaagagtaCACTACAGTCTCCATTTTCCATATCAGTTCAATTTCCTGTgatccccatctctctccctgtccctgtccccccccccccacatacactaaataaaaaaatcacccaAAATAACTATTCAGATCCATGCAAATGGTTCAGGAGAGCATTTCCACTAGGTATTAAAGACCTTTTAAGTTTTATCCCAGGGTTAGGATTCATATCAAGTGTATAGATTTAAATATATTAGGACATTGAAACAAATCTACATTTTCTTAGTACACAACCTTTTTTCTCCAAAAGTAAAAGGAACATTCATCTTGTAAATTGTAGAGCCTCTTTTGCTATACAGTCCAAACTGTATTTCATATTATACCATGTAACTAAATTCCTGAATCTTCTCACACACTTATGGAGTTTTTGTACTAGTCCAATAAAAATTCTGAGGTGCTCAAATTGCAGCAGTTCCCTTTCTGGGCTCACATGATCTCAGTTGGATGAATCAATTGGAATTTGCTTGAGGCACAAGAAGGTAGGAATTGGCTTACTGGGGCTCTTCTTTGTGCTATGCTTAACTTCCTCAGCCTTTAAAAGGTCAGTGATTCCCTGACCACTTCAGAAGGCAAAAATACTTGAAATTCAAGATTTgatgctttttatttaaaatacaaaagccTATTTCAAGGCTCATTTCagcataatttaaatataaagtggGTAAGGAagagaaatacaatttaaaagaacaatgtaTTGCTGCAACAAAAAAGAACATCTTAGAGGTTTCATAAAAATAgttgagaaattaaaaattattatgaatactaatttgttattatttctaaaataacatTTGAAGCTGgatgtttttgcttgtttatctCAGATTAGACCTGAGTCATTGTAAATATgtgtggagtttttgttttttaaaattcttccagAGACTGTGTAAACTCGTTAGACTTAAACATAAATGATGAGTGGTGGGGTTTTTTGCTTtactttcttttgtcattttgctTCTTCAGAGAAAGTGACTAGGAAGAAAGAATCTATTAtttctgaatatttcttttttcttttgattgatgAGAAGAGAGTAacagtgtgtttgtttgtttcaaggaATCACCATGAACTGAAATTTAAAACAGCATAAAAGTGCACAATGAGCAACACTGGCATTTGTCTACTTTTCTTGGATTTAAGCAACATGATAAGTAGGTCAATTTTATCAGTGCTGTGGAGCTCTCTCATCACCAACTAGTAAGAAATGTGTTTCTATCCACAAAAAACATTTGTACATGAATATCCATATGCCATTGAAATCACTTGACATAAGACTCATGTGGAAGAATTGCTTGTTGTAAAATTCAagctttaaaatgtgaaataaaattatacagtTTTAGTTTTCGCTAAGCAATGTATGGGGAATCTTGTCTGAAGGTTTCTTCTGCCTCTGTACAAAGGactagtttttgttgttgctaccCAGTACCAGGGATAGTGAACAGACTCATAATGCAGGCATCATGTTTGCATAGAATAAATCATAATGGACATTGTATGCTAAACACATCATCCTTCAAGCTTTACTAATACAGCACATCAGACAAAATACATCAATTATAATAATGTAATGGAAAGCTGAAAAAAGGTGGGAAAGAAAAATTGCTTGTGGTATTTCAATTGTACCACATGTACCCAGCTGATCCTGGGGGATTTCCTGTATTGTGAAAATTCATCGTGAGTGAACATGCTTTCCCAGTTGCCAAGTCCAAAAGTGGAGGCCAGTGAAGAGTGGCTCAGTTCCTACTCTTCAAATAAAACACCAGGTTACCTGGAAGATTACCTGGAAGAGGCAAGCACAGCTGTGCTTCTAGGAATGGGACTAAGGGAGTTTAAAGGTAAAGTCCATCGATTCCAAACCAACTGCAAGTACCCTGACAGGGGAATGCAAGTTGGGCACAGTGTTGAATTGATTCTCCAGCCTCAACTCTGCAAGAGGAAATACCTTCAAGAATACTAGCTCAGAACCACACCAAAGGCAGCTCCCACCCCATGCTACAACTCGCAGACCAAGTCTTCTTTTTTGattatagatttctttttaatttttttctttattttattcttttttaattaaaatttccgcttcctccccgtttcccatttccctccccctcctcccacacatcgcccctccccccactcccctccccctctcccctctcctctccccctcctcccactccattccccctccctctaggtactgaataGCAGTACAAATTcactgccctgcgggaagtccaaggtcctcccacttctatctaggtccaggaaggtgagcatccaaacaggctacgctcccacaaagccagttcatgtattaggatcgaaacctagtgccattgtccttggcttctcatcagccttcattgtccgccatgttcagatagtccggtttcatcccatgcttattcagtcccagtccagctggccttggtgagctcccaatagaacagttccactgtcatagtgggtgggtgcacccctcgtggtccagacttccttgctcatgttctccctccttctgctcctcatttggaccttaagagctcagtccattgctccaaattgggtctctgtctctatctcgatccatcgccagatgaaggttctatggtgatatgcaagatattcattactatggctataagatagggtcatttcaggtttcctctcctcagttgcccaaggtactagctggggacatctccctggacacctgcaagccccaaCAAAATTATTGCTATTAATAGTGGAAATTACAAAACTGAAGTTTTACAGGAAAACTTGctaatttcaaagaaagaaacaacaaatttGAAGACAGATAAATGCAACTTGCTCTAAGTAAATAGAGAGATGGACAAAAACAAGGCAACTGCTATGATAAAGGGAAGAACTAATTTTCATATCTTCATTGTCTCAAAGGAGATGAGACAAATAGGgaaaacaataattaatgaaataacAGATAGACTACAAAAGTACAGAAAACTGGCACCTAAGATGGAAGGGCTTGggagagacatacacagaaacatacagaGAAATGTATGATAATAAATCATCACATTTTGCAATTGGAGAAAACTCATAGAAATGGACATGACCAGTACAGTAAGTATTTTTCAGATGTTATTCTGTCTTCTTGATTATCACGCATGGGCAAAATCTGGGTGATCAGAGATGTCAAGAATATTATGTGATTTCATGTTTGATCAGAAATTTCTTCCTCACATACTTTTAAGAAGTTCTAGAAATACTGATGAATAATATTTTGATAAGAGTTCCTACTGGGCCATGATACAAAAATTCTGGATTAATTGAGAACCAGTTATCTTACCTCTTTCCATAATAATGCAGtgataaacaaatttaaaatggcattttttaaaatgtggtgcCATTTGCCTGTAATCCCCAAACTCAGGATGTAGATTTTTGGTGGATAGGAAGTTCTGCTCCAGCTGCATGTGAAGAcaaaggccaacctgagctgAGACCCTGTCATCAAAACAGTGGTTactaaaagcaatttataaatgAAGATGTATTTATGCTCACAGTGAAATCTTtgatttctgttcttatttattaATGACTTATCCTAGAAATGTCAAACAAATGAAAtc
The sequence above is a segment of the Chionomys nivalis chromosome X, mChiNiv1.1, whole genome shotgun sequence genome. Coding sequences within it:
- the LOC130868038 gene encoding 60S ribosomal protein L37a; protein product: MAKRTKKVGIVGKYGTRYGASLRKMVKKIEISQHAKYTCSFCGKTKMKRRAVGIWHCGSCMKTVAGGAWTYNTTSAVTVKSAIRRLKELKDQ